GGACGGCATCGTGGTGCGCATCAGACCGTTCAACGGTCGTTTGCGCCGCGCCCAGGCTGATGGGATCGCGACGCTTGCCGCCGCACATGGCAACGGCATGATCGACCTGTCGAGCCGTGGTAACATCCAGATCAGGGGTGTTACCGAAGAAAGCTACGCTGGCCTGATTGAAGGCTTGCGGCGCATGTCGCTGCTTGATGCCACACCTGAGATTGAAAGCCGCCGCAATATTCTGGTGACGCCTTTCTGGCAAACAGGTGACGAGACAGAAGCGCTTGCCGCTGCGTTGACAGACGAAATGGTTGCCGAAGGCGCGCCGCAGGTGCCGCACAAGTTCGGCTTTGCGGTTGACACTGGCAAACTACCAGTCTTGCAAACGGCCTCCGCTGATATCCGGCTGGAACGTGATGCAGGCGGCGGGTTGATCCTTGTGCCGGATGGCAGCACCTCTGGCAAACCCGTCACGTCCGAAACTGTGATCGCTCAAGCGCTTGATCTTGCCAAATGGTTTCTCAAAAACCGCGACAGCTATAGTCGTATGAACCAGGTAATCGCAGATGGTGCGACCTTACCGCCCGGATACTTCGTGCCACGTCAGGCTCAGACGTATGTCCCTGCGCCGGGCTACACCCCGCTTGGTGCGATCGTCGGGCTGGCATTTGGCCAACTGCCCGTAGAAACCCTTGCAGGCCTTGCCAAACAAGGCGGGTTGCGCATGACCCCGTGGCGCATGATCCTTGTGGAAAGCGCAAGAAACCTGCCGGATGTCGATGGCGTAATTACTGACCCCGCCGATCCGTTGTTGCGGGTCGTCGCCTGCACCGGTGCGCCTGCGTGTTCTCAGGGTCTGGCCGAAACCCGCAGCGTAGCGTCAGAAATTGCCCCTCATCTGGGTGTGGATCAAATGCTGCATGTGTCTGGCTGCGCAAAAGGATGCGCGCATCCCAAGCCCGCACCTCTGACAGTGACCGCCACTGCGCATGGGTATGATCTGATCCGAAATGGCCGTGCCAGCGATCCTGCTGATCAAACCGGTCTCACCCTTCAAGACATTATCAAGGCGCTTTGAATGCCCCACAGTTACATCACCGATGGCGCCGAGATTTATCGCCAGTCCTTTGCCACGATCCGTGCTGAGGCGGCCCTTGGTCGTTTTACGCCCGAAGAAGAGATCGTTGCCGTTCGTATGATCCATGCGGCTGGCATGGTAGGGTTAGAAGAGTTCATTCATTTCTCGCCCGATATGGCGATCAAGGCCCGTGCAGCGCTGGAAGACGGCGCGCCGATTCTCTGCGACGCCTACATGGTCAGCGAGGGGATCACGCGCAAACGCCTGCCGCGAGAGAACGAGGTTATCTGCACATTGCGCGACCCCCGCGTGCCGGACATGGCCAAGGAAATGGCGAATACGCGTTCCGCCGCGGCGCTTGAATTGTGGCGTCCGCATCTGGCCGGTGCAGTGGTCGCTATCGGTAACGCACCCACGGCCTTGTTTCATTTGATAAACATGCTTGAAGATGGTGACTGCCCGCGTCCCGCAGCGATCATCGGCTGTCCCGTGGGTTTCATCGGTGCGGCTGAATCGAAGGATGCATTGATGGCCGATCTTCCTGTCCCGTCGATGATTGTGAAAGGGCGTCTTGGCGGCTCGGCCATCACGGTTGCTGCCATCAACGCGCTGGCCAGCAGGGTAGAATAACC
The Sulfitobacter noctilucicola genome window above contains:
- the cobG gene encoding precorrin-3B synthase, which encodes MTTPEIKGFCPGALRPMQSGDGIVVRIRPFNGRLRRAQADGIATLAAAHGNGMIDLSSRGNIQIRGVTEESYAGLIEGLRRMSLLDATPEIESRRNILVTPFWQTGDETEALAAALTDEMVAEGAPQVPHKFGFAVDTGKLPVLQTASADIRLERDAGGGLILVPDGSTSGKPVTSETVIAQALDLAKWFLKNRDSYSRMNQVIADGATLPPGYFVPRQAQTYVPAPGYTPLGAIVGLAFGQLPVETLAGLAKQGGLRMTPWRMILVESARNLPDVDGVITDPADPLLRVVACTGAPACSQGLAETRSVASEIAPHLGVDQMLHVSGCAKGCAHPKPAPLTVTATAHGYDLIRNGRASDPADQTGLTLQDIIKAL
- a CDS encoding precorrin-8X methylmutase — translated: MPHSYITDGAEIYRQSFATIRAEAALGRFTPEEEIVAVRMIHAAGMVGLEEFIHFSPDMAIKARAALEDGAPILCDAYMVSEGITRKRLPRENEVICTLRDPRVPDMAKEMANTRSAAALELWRPHLAGAVVAIGNAPTALFHLINMLEDGDCPRPAAIIGCPVGFIGAAESKDALMADLPVPSMIVKGRLGGSAITVAAINALASRVE